From the Euwallacea fornicatus isolate EFF26 chromosome 10, ASM4011564v1, whole genome shotgun sequence genome, the window ACCAGTAGTCACTCCTGGGATGTTTTGAACTGGAAGCGAGGCGCGTTGGGGATCAGGTATTTCACTTCCTGACGATTGTTCCATAGGATTTGTAGATATAGTGCTGATAGAAAATATATCATATGAAATTAAGAATTTGTCAGGCTATTCATAATTATTACACATCTTAAACGCCAATGTAATAAtcaaaaagtggcaatttcaGTAATGTTAAATCATTTCTTGCAAGATTGCAagctttcaaaaaattttaaaaactcttaaTTTACTTCAAATTTCCGCACTCCTGATCACCGCTGTCCTTAATTCAATTTATACAAAAGACAAACTAGCAGTGGAGTTTCTAATGAATAGAACTCATGAGTGCATATGTccttttatagaaaaaaaaaattaaatgaaccTAAAAATTCAAGTACCAAAACTTACCTCTCATTTTCACAGGAAGTCTGGTTCATCTCAAAATCCCTAGTCTCCCCATCACCTAAAACTTCAGCATTGTCTTTGAAAACCTCCCCATTTTCACTGACAACAATCTCCCCTATAACATCATTTCCTGCACAACCTTCTTGCACTATCTCATATGTAGCCCCAATATCATCCACATCAAGAACAACTTCTGAAGAATTTTCAATCTCAATTTGATTCTGGGCTTGAACATCTTGGTCACCATTAATACAAACTAGATAAACACATTCTCCGTTTTCCAAGAGAACTTCCTGGCAATGGATTTCTTCTAGAACTCCCAGATTTGCTGATGAGAGATCTGCCATTTCTAGAGTATTTACGGATGGTTCTGGATAATTATTAGTTGGTGAAGGCACATGTAACTGGTTAAGTAATTCTTCTGTGTTTGAGGAAAGTTGGGAGgaagtttctgaatttgatgaCTCATTTTTTGATGTGTCATTGAGACTAAATTCTTCAGTAGGTTTGTCAGAACTTTCTAGTGAATTTAAAGGTTTATGAACTTCTATTTTCTCGCTACATAAATCACTGCTTTCCTCCTTGGCTTTGCCAGAAATTTCCTTAATGTATTCTTGTGAAATCTGCATATCTTGAAGTATTAAAGCATTGCAATCAGGTTCAATACAACTAGTTTGTTCTTCCTCAATAGTGGAGCTAGTTTGTCTTTCAGTTTTGTCTTCACTTTGCACATCCTTGTCACAGATTTTAGTCACAGTTTCTGTGCCTATTATTGTGCTTGGAGTACTTAAAGATATCTCGGCCCTTACAATTCCCtctaaaaaatgtctttcttCCCTTTCTAAATCTTGTTTATATTTGGAAATATCATTTTCAGTGTTCAAATCATTTTGAAACCCTTCTACAGGTAGTAGATTTACTTTTGATCCATTTGATGGCAGAGTTCGTTCCTCAGCTTGCGAGTTTATTGTGTCAAGGCACTTTGCAGTTTCATTTAAAGTCACCATATCATTACTTGGTTTCTGCATAATTAAATCATTCTGACTCAGTTCCACGtcttgtgaaaataaaaaatcttttgaagaACAAAGTTCCTGAGGCGATAACATGAGACTACTTTCTCGAGATTCACAAATTACCTCATCACTCATCCTTTTATCACTAACTGCTTTAGTTTGCGTATTATTCGCATCATCAGCTTCCAGAAGAGAGTCTTCATCTTTCTCGCCATTTTCCTCATTATTAAAGTTACTTTCCACAGACTGATTGTTGGCTTTCAACTGTTGCTGTAATTGCGTATTAAGGCAATTATCAATTTCCATATTTGATGCTTCTACTTTTCCGCAGTTTTCCGAACaattaaaatctcttttcGACAGCATTTCATCATTGTTTAACAACGGCTTTATTTGCCTATTAAGATCAATTTCCATATTTGATTCATCAACTTTACTGCAATTTTCCACATGATTATTATCACTTTCCATCAAGGTTTTATCGCCGTTCAACTGTGATTTTAATTGCGTGTCAGAGTTATCAACTTCCATATTTGATTCGGAAACTTCTTCGCAATTTTTAGCAGGATTAAAGACACTTTCCTCCCGTTTATGATCGTCTTTGAACTGTTGCTTTAACTGCATATTAGAGAGCTCCAACGTCCGTAAAATCTCTGTCACAACAGCATTTTTAATCACGTCTTTATCGGTGTTACTCGTTGTTATTGTTACGGTAAAACTCGGAAGACCAAGTTGGTTGTGTCTACTTGTAagatttttgttgaatttgaCAAGTTCTTTCTGGTTTTCCGACGGAGAATTTAACTGCAAACAATCAAAGCTGTCTTTATTACACTCTTTTGATGGAGTTCCTgtattggaatttatttgagaAACGTCTCTTTCAGGCTGGACAGCCAAATGGGTGAAACCATGTTCACCCAAACTAGcgtaaaaatcgtttttaaaaataacagcTTTGACTGAGTCTTTGCTATCATCACCTTCATCAGTAGAGCTTCGAAAAAAAGGCTGTATCTTAGTGCTGACCGATCtgaaagtgaaataataacattgtttttacattaatttgatAGTTTCTCAGTCACATTTGGAACTCCAATACTCACTTCGGACTGttataaattgaataattcgCATTATCCCTGAGATCTGGACCTTCATGGGCATTACTTAAAATCTCACTAATGCTGTCTTTGTAAAAAACAGCCAGCATTTCATCAGACTCTTTTTCATCATCAACTTCCATTGTTTCATTacgaattttattgttattattaatgcTTTGATCAAGTGATATGTCAAGTATTCGTTCCTCGGAGAGTATTGGAAGTCGGGAAAAATTACTGAACAGTCGTTTAGGGATTGTTTCGGTTGATACTGTTTCAATCTCTTCAAAACACGGCCTTAAACAATCATTTAgatattcataaataattcatttagaTCACTAGACTTTGGAAAGTAGGATACACGCAGAAAcgacattaaaaatatttatgtgaaTACTAAGGCGgaaaagtaacaaatttattgccgCAACGATATCTCGTCTTCAACTCTGCTATGTACTTCTTTAACAGTCATTTCTCAGATTACAACTGATGACGTGAAGATATagggaaagaaaaatttttaagttttactgTTGTCCAAAAGTACAGTTAcctcaattaattaataaactttaagAACTTACTTAATGCCATCTTTTATATTATCAGTTGTATGCATTACTGCTAGGTCATTTGTTCCATTGTTGCATATATGATCATCTCttttagaagaaaattgaTCAATTCTTCGGTCCAAAACAACTTTAAGACTCtctatattaatattatgagAATCTTTGAGGTGCTTTATTAAATTAGCTTCTTCCCTCATTCTATTACAACATATGCAACAtcttaatattgattttttccttaaatgaaCTAATTCATGTGACTTTAtctgtacaaaaaaaattaatcacttaAACATGAATTTAGGAGAGAAATTATCTTTAACATACCCCTAAAATGACTCCTTTATATGTACAAAATGGGCATTTATTGCCTGAACGCATCATATGTTGCACAATGTGTATTGTGAAGCAAATGCGCCTCTCTTTGCTGTCCCTAAAGGGACATTTTGGGCattgaaagaatttttttctacaacAAATAAACTTCAAATCACATCTTCTATTAACATCTCAAAAACTCACTTGGATTTACTGTTATACATAATGCAATTTCTGATATATTTCTTCAGTTTAGTTTTCCAATCTTTGCTTCTAGAGGCCTTTTTTCGCAGCTTCACTTCAGTGGCCTTCTTATGCTGCTTTAGATGCAAACTAAGAGCCCGACGGCTATCACATTTCAGGAAACAGTACTGGCATTTAAAAGAAGAGTTACAGCCTTTAGCAGAAGTTTGTTGCCTTAGAATAAACGCAAATTATTTGTTAGTTTATGATGTTGCAAAGGCATTACCGGcaattttgaagttcaatATGTTGAAACAAGTGCCAAGTTAGAGTTGTCTGGCTATTGCAACAAAAAGAGCAGTAACTACACTTTAAATGtcccttaaatttatgaaatatctGATGATATATCCGGTGCTGCTTCAAAGAATGGTAATGATCCGTCTTGAAGGGGCATTCTGCTGCTTTGCAACTGAACCTTTTAGAACCATTTTCACTACTATTCGAAAGCTCAAATGGACTtctgaatatattttcttatttaggcacaaaataaaacattgtCAACCTCAACACCTACCTGTCAAGTTCTGATAATTCGGGGATATCTGGATCCTTCTTGATCTCAAAACCGTTTGGTAAACTCCCAGATATTATATCggtatttccattatttaaatGGCTATGAAATGCAAACatattgatattattttaaatttcaatttattaatattttagttaTACATGCTCTGTGATTGTAGAAAGTAAAAAACTGCAttacaaaaaatgcaatagaCAATAACCATAAGTTAGGAAAAGAGAAACATGACCAATAATTCAaaggaaaattactttttttgacACAAACATCTTTAATTTAGTATTGAATAATGATATacttctaaataaataaattcttgtAAATATAGCAACAACTTTAAATTCTATTTACACTTACCTGGTAAAATGGTTTGGGTTTGGAAAAGAGCAGGACCCAGATACATGCTCCCCATCTTCAGTTTTAATATGGGGAATTAAAACCCCTGTGGTATCAAAGTTAGAGTTACCTGGTTCGCTtaaaatttcggttttgaTATCATGCTGCAGAATTCCTGGCTGTGACACTTGTACTGGTAGTGGTTCCATTTCAAAGAAGTGTACACAGTCAAACGCTACATTTCAGTTGTACAAAAGTAAAACAGATTTTACTGAGTAGCAACTATAAGGTACCGATAACAATTTGTATATGTACAGTTTACTTTGatcttaattttaaagttttctataAGATTTTCACATTACTTTTCACtgaattttacaataaagtaaaataaacaaGAGATGCAAAAAACATGTCAAATCAAAGTTTCTGTCAATGTCAATTTGCCTTAAAGCGTTTTCGATTTACTCAGAACCAGGGACAATggtatcaaattttaaataaagtccAGAACACCCGCACACCTTTCAATGGTACACAGAATGTGATtcgaaaatttagatttaaaaaaaatttatcgaaaaataaaaatttaccaataTTTTCACCTTTGTGTACATTCTTAACAGTATTGATACGTCCTGAACTacttacaaatttatttcctcAAAACCTGTGGTAATAAATTCATTAGACTACAGTACTACATTTAAATTCACTACATAGGGGaacatatttaattcaataaaatttgtaatgtATAAACCTCTAGTGCAACAAGTGCaagataaaacaaaaaattttgcaaaaagaaaaatattataggTTATGTCTTCTTTTAGTTCTCTTTATCCATCTTATGCAATTAAACAgagatataataaaatatcttccAAACAATTCGAAAGTGAGAGAAAATAACCTAACAATGTTAATGAAAACAACGACTGTGAATGCAATTGGaattattaatacaaaaataaatatcttgaTGTAGCTTTCAGTAGTCTTCAAACTgcacttttttcaattaaaaattactaaaaaaatgtacaaaacaCCCAAATGTGTCCTCACCAATTTGAGCACCAAAAAAACTTTGGAGATTCCTCATTTAACTTCAGTAATCCTTGGCCGCAACAGACAGACTGAGGTaaaagatttaaatgtgtctcGAGAACAATTGCTTTGTACCTCTAATGTAGAAGAATATAaggttattttaaaatctgtGGGAAAAGCTAGATCTGGTTGTAATGGGCTCGCACTCACCGAAAATCGTATTTATACCATTGGTCATAAAGATGTGATTGAGCTACGTTTAGGTGACCATAGATTTGaggtaaattttgaacctGCTCCAACTATATCATCCACAACAAAAGAGGCCTCTTTAAGTTCAGATGGGCCTCAACCAAAAAAGCCTAAAGCTGATTATGCAGTCTTTAACATTAGTCAAAATCAAACATCCAACACAACGGGCATTTGGGAAGAAATAGGCAATAAAGAGCTTTTAATCTTTACCCCAAATGATTGTAAAGCAAAAGATAAAATTGCAAGTTTTGATATTGATGGAACAATTATAAAAACCAAGTCAGGAGCTAGGTTCCCAAAAGATTCAGATGACTGGGTTTTGAATTATGGTAATATTAAAACACAACTTTCCAAATTGAATGATCAAGGATataaacttgtattttttacAAACCAAAGTGCAGTTGGTATTGACCACACAAGAATCAAAGAATTCAagagaaaaattgagaatattttaaatagtcTTAGTTTGCCCATACAAGTGTTTGTTGCGCTCAGTAAGAGGAATTATCGGAAACCCAGAGTAGGGATGTGGGATATGTttgttcaaagaaaaaatgaaggcattgaaattgattttgagaaatcattttttgtgGGAGATGCTGctggaagagaaaaaaattgggcTCCGAAAAGAGGCAAAGATCATTCCATTGCCGATAGATTATTTGCATTGAATATAGGTAAGATATCTTCATATGTTATTATGACATCCCTTGATTTAATCGAGATTAAATATACTGAATTGTGATAtgtattgttattttcaaaaacatacaTCCAAgacattttatattaaaacttCACTTTGTTCTCAAATACCAATAAATCgtcatttataatatttttggcaGGAATAAAATTCTATACTCcagaagaatattttttacaacaGAAACCAGCTCAATACAAAATGCCTGAATTTGACCCAAGACTCGACATCTCTCATTTAACATATCCAGACTTAActtatgataaattaaatgtaattttaatggtGGGTGGTCAAGGATCTGGCAAAACTTTCTTTGTAAAAGAGATGCTTGTGCCAAAAGGATATATTCATGTCAGCAGAGATCTATTGGGTTCATGGAAGAAATGCATTCAGGTAATGGAGGAGAATctcaaaagaagaaaaaatgttgtaataGACAATACCAACGGAGACAAGGAATCTCGACAAAGATATATTCAAGCTGCCAAGAAGTTCAACGCGGATGTTCGGTGTTTTATCATGAACACTAGTTTGGCTCACATGAggcataataataaatttaggGAATTAACAGATAATACTCATACTATTGTTAGTGATATCATAATTTTTAGTTATAGAAAGAACTACCAAGAGCCTGAAAAAGAGGAAGGTTATtctcagattttgaaaataccgtttattacaaaattcattaataaggATTTGGAGAAGGTTTATAAGACATTCTTGCTCGATTGATGAGAAGAAGTGTGGgtttatactatttttttataatatacaaGGTGCATCCTTAAAATGGCTATAAAATATATGACTAAAAATTCCTGACCCAAAAATAAGGAGCTCCAGGCGCAAACTTACTCACCATACCATATCCGATGTTGCTATGTGTTGCCGCTACGGGGCGCCAAAGATCTTAAAtatatatcgttttttttcgaaatcattACTAAACACttatcgattttcattaatttgaaaaataagagtttttacataaattggTCTGTATTGACGTGAACGGCATCTTTTATTAATCCGTGAAAATATAAGAATGATGCGTAgttcataaataaaacttaccttaaatattttttctgccACAAGCTAATTTGACCTATTTTTAAGACAATTGCCTCACGTTTGGCCGGGTTAGCGcactcaaaaatttaaaaattgaaacaaaaaacactttcattcctttgatatttttcaaaaaatttccaagcGTTCAATGTGCTATTTATTACCGCAATGGATTCGTATGGATCGTATAATCAGGGTGTATACCTCAGTTGGTGACTCAGAACTCAACTCCAACAAGTAATTTTGATTCGAAACAGAGGCATACATAGTTGAgtcttaaaatacaaaaaaatcaatactaatgcctagaaaaaaaaattcaaagcagTTATAGTTTCGAATTCATTTCGACACGGAGCAGAGGCGTCTTCAGTCCagatctgaaacaaaaaaaatcatttttaattaatagaaaatcttCAAAGCAGTTATAGTTTCGAATTCATTTCGATATGGAGCAGAGGCGTCTTCAGTTCagatctgaaacaaaaaaaatcattattaattaatagaaaatcttcaaagctgttatagtttaaaattcatttcgaTATGCAACAGAGGCGTATTCAGTGCagatctgaaacaaaaaaaatcattattaattaatacaaaatctTCAAAGCAGTTGTAGGTTCGAATTCATTTCGACATGGAGCAGAGGCGTCTTCAGTTCagatctgaaacaaaaaaaatcattattaattaatagaaaatcttcaaagctgttatagtttaaaattcatttcgaTATGCAACAGAGGCGTATTCAGTGCagatctgaaacaaaaaaatcattattaattaatacaaaatctTCAAAGCAGTTGTAGGTTCGAATTCATTTCGACATGGAGCAGAGGCGTCTTCAGTTCagatctgaaacaaaaaaaatcattattaattaatagaaaatcttCAAAGCAGTTAgagtttcgaattaatttcgacTTGCAGCAGAGCCATGCAAAGTTGAGATCTGAAAcccaaaacaaattttaaaatcttttaaacAACTTAAGTGGCAATATGATTCTTCTACCACGTCTAACAATGATCCTAAGTGCCATCCTGAAGAGCCaatattgcaaataaattCAAGTTTCAACTGCAATTCTTATTACATTGGTCTCATTAAACTGACTAAACTTAATTGGAAAggacaaaaaacaacaatcaAAACTTACCCCCTAACAGCTAAAGTGTGGAGCGGAACAAGTCAGCAATATCTCCTTTTACTGTCAAAATGACAGTTAAACTTCCCCCACTATCATTCACTAAGTCCTAGATACACTAACGGTGTTCTTCACGATCCTTTAGAACAAAGGAAAACCAGATTATCCTGGTTATTAGTGGAGCGCGCAGGACAAACGTCTTGTTCGTCGCCGGTCTAACACTGAAGTGAATCATGTGCGAATCACGGCGAAATGGTAtcgatacaaaaatatataaaaaagataCGACCTGCCTTTTGTTAAGGTACAGCTCATCGGTCTTGGAAATGATACATGCGATGTTTCTAGGATTGGTAATATGGAAGAAAAGTTTCCAATTCAAAGCAGTGGATTCATTGTCCAAACATACCCCAacggaataaaaaatacacttcACATTGCAATGGGATTTTGATCGAAAAGGGAGTTTGAGGTTTTTGGAGAACAATACTAAATTAGAATTTCATGCGGTATTACACACATACGTTCGTCGTATTCGTAATTAATTTACTTGTGTATGTACGCAGTAAAGAGAAAACCACTAtcaacttcaatattttgtcTCGGTTTAATAGaaacttaataacttcgagGCCTGAATAATATATGTAagcttaaaaatgtaattctctTACGAACAATAGCCATAAGGATCTTGTTGCAATCTTGGAATGGCATTTCCCCATTCATCAAATTGTCCagaattcgtaatttttattaggatGTGGCAAGTGCTTCTCGCTCTTCTGAGATatcaacgtttcaaatttgaaaagtgacaagaCTTATATCTGTCttgtaaatttatatatttaagaTAAATTCCATTATTAATATACTCCatgattgtaattttttcccgTTTGTTCTTTGATAGAATTGCTCGCAACCAAGGTATATAAACCGATTTATTATACGCTTATTAGCATAAGGCaccttttttttctaacatcTTTAGTTTATCATTTATTAGGTTTTCGAGAGTTGCATAATGATTGTGATCTAAAAAGCAATAGCTCTAAGCATCAACGCGACAACCCTGCAGGAAAAACGCTTCTTCACCAAATTATCCCGAATTCGTAAATTTTGTCAATGTAACTAATGCAActctttcaatatttgcaacAAATATATAAACATAATCCTACTTCTCGATGGGCCTTCTGAAACGTTTCTTCccatttatcttggaaattattggaaaatcgATTAGAAATGAGCATCTTTGGTTCCTTTCAGTTCCCTAGATATTCTCCCAACAATTGGGACGgcaccaatttttttattctaaatttttttgggtttttagCGTTGTCCTCTTGGATTAACGttatttagattaaaattacgcattttccttaattgctttttaatattCGCGAACTGTGCAATTCGGTTATATGTTATAATAAATTCTCACATTCATACGTTCATTTCCCTCACAGAATCCATACACTAGAAGCACTTCAGCATTCTCAGCgatagaattttaaaacactaaaaattgttcaatttacGATAAACTCAACTATAATCAACAATCATAATAAACACTATCGGTAGATCAAAGGTAcggaatatatatttttattagggACGTAGAGGATACAAGGTGTACCAAAAATATACCGACAAACTTTAAGGGGTGGTGAGAGACACGAATACGAacctttttctttaataaatatatgtatgttcGTAAAAGTGCCGTTGAGGCTGCAGAgcatataaaatattgtaaattatatcatttaactaaattaattcttgatTTAGTTGGACGGTGGGGCCCGttgttaaacaatttttgtttcaactaCGTTTGTTGGAGAACCCAAATATTTCTTTGTCATAACTAGATATTCCAAAGATGCCAATTTTAACACAGTAATAGGTGTTATTTGTACATTATGATTATTCAGACATTGGCAGAGTAAGAttcattttgttgatttttaaatcaaaatttatattaaaaatggacgttaatttctcattttaagAACTTACCGGTATGCACCGATGCATTGAAGGAAGTTCTGTAGCTTGGCCCGCGCGTTCTTGTGATCTCAATACCctagacttttttctttggtgcTATCTCAAATCTCTTGTGTACAAAACACCTATTGGTAATAGGGAATATCTCTTAGCAAGAATAATGGCCAGTTGCACACACCCACAAGCAATTCTCGGGATATTCCATAGGATCCGCGAGTCAATGAAACTACAGTGCAATCTTGAACCAATGAACCGCTGAAACCaatgtttaaaactttgatcaattactGTAAGCCATCgcttatttattaacaaaataacgTCTAAAACgacaatgaaacaaaaaatgattataaCGGCCGAAATCATAATGCCTTTTTTTCTGATCAAACGACTCATTTGTGGGCGTATGTtaatttaagggaaaaaaatgtattgatgtTTCCCATTATCACTAAAAACACTGTATATATTTCTATAGTTCTGAAGGATGTAATGAGTCATGGAAACCTGCACCATGTCTTTATTTAAACGACGATAAACAGTCAAAAACTCCGGTGCTATAATACAATAAAACGCAAAATCAGTCCCACAAAAccattatattaaaaacttatgcTTTTTTCACAGCTGCACCTTGCAGGAATTTATATATCACAGAAAAGTCTTTTTTGCCTAACCCGTAGGTAATCATCGTTCTAAACAGTTGATGCGACATGGCAGTTAGGGGAATCGGGGCACTGATGGTCAGCGCTGCGTCCCCGGCCAGACCTAACAGACGAATCGTACTGaaaccatttttcaaatcCACACTATTTACAGACCTAAATCTTTCGCAATAAGGTCCACAGAGAACCCCCCCTCATAGTCTTTGGCGGCGGGTACATTCTCCATAACTCCAGGGACGGGATTATAGGTATCTGAAGACCACGATCGCCCAGTTGAAATATTGACTACGTCAGTGAGGAGTTT encodes:
- the LOC136341696 gene encoding uncharacterized protein isoform X1 gives rise to the protein MEPLPVQVSQPGILQHDIKTEILSEPGNSNFDTTGVLIPHIKTEDGEHVSGSCSFPNPNHFTSHLNNGNTDIISGSLPNGFEIKKDPDIPELSELDRSPFELSNSSENGSKRFSCKAAECPFKTDHYHSLKQHRIYHQIFHKFKGHLKCSYCSFCCNSQTTLTWHLFQHIELQNCRQQTSAKGCNSSFKCQYCFLKCDSRRALSLHLKQHKKATEVKLRKKASRSKDWKTKLKKYIRNCIMYNSKSKKKFFQCPKCPFRDSKERRICFTIHIVQHMMRSGNKCPFCTYKGVILGIKSHELVHLRKKSILRCCICCNRMREEANLIKHLKDSHNINIESLKVVLDRRIDQFSSKRDDHICNNGTNDLAVMHTTDNIKDGIKPCFEEIETVSTETIPKRLFSNFSRLPILSEERILDISLDQSINNNNKIRNETMEVDDEKESDEMLAVFYKDSISEILSNAHEGPDLRDNANYSIYNSPKSVSTKIQPFFRSSTDEGDDSKDSVKAVIFKNDFYASLGEHGFTHLAVQPERDVSQINSNTGTPSKECNKDSFDCLQLNSPSENQKELVKFNKNLTSRHNQLGLPSFTVTITTSNTDKDVIKNAVVTEILRTLELSNMQLKQQFKDDHKREESVFNPAKNCEEVSESNMEVDNSDTQLKSQLNGDKTLMESDNNHVENCSKVDESNMEIDLNRQIKPLLNNDEMLSKRDFNCSENCGKVEASNMEIDNCLNTQLQQQLKANNQSVESNFNNEENGEKDEDSLLEADDANNTQTKAVSDKRMSDEVICESRESSLMLSPQELCSSKDFLFSQDVELSQNDLIMQKPSNDMVTLNETAKCLDTINSQAEERTLPSNGSKVNLLPVEGFQNDLNTENDISKYKQDLEREERHFLEGIVRAEISLSTPSTIIGTETVTKICDKDVQSEDKTERQTSSTIEEEQTSCIEPDCNALILQDMQISQEYIKEISGKAKEESSDLCSEKIEVHKPLNSLESSDKPTEEFSLNDTSKNESSNSETSSQLSSNTEELLNQLHVPSPTNNYPEPSVNTLEMADLSSANLGVLEEIHCQEVLLENGECVYLVCINGDQDVQAQNQIEIENSSEVVLDVDDIGATYEIVQEGCAGNDVIGEIVVSENGEVFKDNAEVLGDGETRDFEMNQTSCENESTISTNPMEQSSGSEIPDPQRASLPVQNIPGVTTGETININHSSEDNNNTSASFEPHLSSSNDSLAPLEPPSSPTNNTVAPLESPSSPSNTILRCQYCPTKFLEQRLLKAHYSLHSAKKGIICPLCTYRTSKTLILKHLLCHAGSAGSDYLCPLCDTKKRTKVNMHDHLKVTHSRDIFKAHVAVCRMKRSIMQCNGCC
- the PNKP gene encoding uncharacterized protein F21D5.5, whose protein sequence is MYKTPKCVLTNLSTKKTLEIPHLTSVILGRNRQTEVKDLNVSREQLLCTSNVEEYKVILKSVGKARSGCNGLALTENRIYTIGHKDVIELRLGDHRFEVNFEPAPTISSTTKEASLSSDGPQPKKPKADYAVFNISQNQTSNTTGIWEEIGNKELLIFTPNDCKAKDKIASFDIDGTIIKTKSGARFPKDSDDWVLNYGNIKTQLSKLNDQGYKLVFFTNQSAVGIDHTRIKEFKRKIENILNSLSLPIQVFVALSKRNYRKPRVGMWDMFVQRKNEGIEIDFEKSFFVGDAAGREKNWAPKRGKDHSIADRLFALNIGIKFYTPEEYFLQQKPAQYKMPEFDPRLDISHLTYPDLTYDKLNVILMVGGQGSGKTFFVKEMLVPKGYIHVSRDLLGSWKKCIQVMEENLKRRKNVVIDNTNGDKESRQRYIQAAKKFNADVRCFIMNTSLAHMRHNNKFRELTDNTHTIVSDIIIFSYRKNYQEPEKEEGYSQILKIPFITKFINKDLEKVYKTFLLD
- the LOC136341696 gene encoding serine-rich adhesin for platelets-like isoform X2, with protein sequence MEPLPVQVSQPGILQHDIKTEILSEPGNSNFDTTGVLIPHIKTEDGEHVSGSCSFPNPNHFTSHLNNGNTDIISGSLPNGFEIKKDPDIPELSELDRSPFELSNSSENGSKRFSCKAAECPFKTDHYHSLKQHRIYHQIFHKFKGHLKCSYCSFCCNSQTTLTWHLFQHIELQNCRQQTSAKGCNSSFKCQYCFLKCDSRRALSLHLKQHKKATEVKLRKKASRSKDWKTKLKKYIRNCIMYNSKSKKKFFQCPKCPFRDSKERRICFTIHIVQHMMRSGNKCPFCTYKGVILGIKSHELVHLRKKSILRCCICCNRMREEANLIKHLKDSHNINIESLKVVLDRRIDQFSSKRDDHICNNGTNDLAVMHTTDNIKDGIKSVSTKIQPFFRSSTDEGDDSKDSVKAVIFKNDFYASLGEHGFTHLAVQPERDVSQINSNTGTPSKECNKDSFDCLQLNSPSENQKELVKFNKNLTSRHNQLGLPSFTVTITTSNTDKDVIKNAVVTEILRTLELSNMQLKQQFKDDHKREESVFNPAKNCEEVSESNMEVDNSDTQLKSQLNGDKTLMESDNNHVENCSKVDESNMEIDLNRQIKPLLNNDEMLSKRDFNCSENCGKVEASNMEIDNCLNTQLQQQLKANNQSVESNFNNEENGEKDEDSLLEADDANNTQTKAVSDKRMSDEVICESRESSLMLSPQELCSSKDFLFSQDVELSQNDLIMQKPSNDMVTLNETAKCLDTINSQAEERTLPSNGSKVNLLPVEGFQNDLNTENDISKYKQDLEREERHFLEGIVRAEISLSTPSTIIGTETVTKICDKDVQSEDKTERQTSSTIEEEQTSCIEPDCNALILQDMQISQEYIKEISGKAKEESSDLCSEKIEVHKPLNSLESSDKPTEEFSLNDTSKNESSNSETSSQLSSNTEELLNQLHVPSPTNNYPEPSVNTLEMADLSSANLGVLEEIHCQEVLLENGECVYLVCINGDQDVQAQNQIEIENSSEVVLDVDDIGATYEIVQEGCAGNDVIGEIVVSENGEVFKDNAEVLGDGETRDFEMNQTSCENESTISTNPMEQSSGSEIPDPQRASLPVQNIPGVTTGETININHSSEDNNNTSASFEPHLSSSNDSLAPLEPPSSPTNNTVAPLESPSSPSNTILRCQYCPTKFLEQRLLKAHYSLHSAKKGIICPLCTYRTSKTLILKHLLCHAGSAGSDYLCPLCDTKKRTKVNMHDHLKVTHSRDIFKAHVAVCRMKRSIMQCNGCC